AATTCCAGGCTTGTGATAAACTAAAGCCGAGGAAAgctacagagaaagaaagagaagtgcATTGGTCAAGTAGTGGCCTACTGTAGCAGTTAAAATGGCACCAAATTCAAAATCACTAATAGCTTTACCCTCTTATCCCAGTTTCTTCAACCACCCCACTGACCATAAAACCTTTGAAGGTGTTGAGAAACATACTGCACCAGGTGACAAGTGGTCAGCTTTCTCCGTACTCCAGCAGCTCCCTCCTTTCAACAGGTGGATTTTCCAGATTCCTAACCTCACTACCTTCTCAAACAGTGACTTCCACATTCCAAAACAGTGACAACTTGACACATTGTTTAAGAATAACTGTAAAAATATAAGGATTGTAGTAAAAATAGCCCCAGGGCTAGTGTAGGGGCACAGTAATACAATCAAACATGACAGTACTGAACACAAGGGAATCCTATAATACTCTTTGATAGCCCCTGAATCtaacaaacatcaacacaaacacttaaacaatataaaaaatgtataataattaacatagcagagaaacatgaaaaagtcaGTTTAACAACAACACACGGCCACAAGGGAAATCAAGTATGGAAGAAGGGTGATGGCGTGCATCCTCTTCTTCATTGTGTCCTTATTTAGGCCTCCTTTGTGCTGGCCTTCATCTTCTcaactgtttcctgtgtttaaaaaaaaatgacaaaacgtGAGAAATTAGATTTAGTTTGTCGTTTGACATACTGAATAAACAATGATGTGAGTACATGTTTGCATAAGCAAGGCTACACATATCATTTGAATACGCTATCCATCAAAAGCAACACTGTATTCTGAAGCAAGGTCCGCAGCCTGATCACACTAAACTTGTACCCACAGAGCTGCATTGTTTACAGTGGCATTATAAGCTGCCCTTCTGGAGGACAGAGTACATGACCTTGCTGACTCAGCCATGGCCTCAAGCCAGCGCCCTTGTGCTACCTTGTTAGCCTCATGccctcatacacacatataagcaagcacagacacagacacagacacagacacagacacagacacagacacggacacacTTCTCACACAGAATGTAGGTGTTCTAgaattatttagattttatgGACAGGTTTCAGAACTCGGCTCTAGAGCTTCATTCTGGTTCTAGAACTCAATTCTTGGTCTACAGAGATTCTAGAATGGAACTGAACATTTAAAGAGGTTGCACATCTTTATTCTGGGGAGGTTCCAGACCTTCAGAAGAGGTTGTAGCAACTGTCCTGTTTTAGCTGTTGCTATAGCTATTGTTTGCCTGGACAAACTATACAACTATTGTGTGAAAGCAGAGACTGCGGCATTGTGCCGACAGTCTGGAGAGGTTCTAGGACTGCAGTGACTGTCTTGCGTGTCCTTCCACTGCATCACAAAGAGAAATTTATACTGTCCCAGCTCAAGCACTAGTCTCCAGTACCATGCACCTTTCATTTCAACACTGCCCATCAGTCTGGTAGATTTCAGAATTTTTTAGAATTTAATTTCAAAGTATTTTGTAGAATTTATGTGAATGACTCATAATtactaaaatgtttatttcaagTACTcctctttactgttttggtcatttcttttgtttggcattttttgggcattttgtCTTTCTATCATGGCTTTACCTCATAACATGCTACATGATAAATAATACTTCACTAATTTAACAGTGCGCTCctataacaataaaaatcaaatgaatgcagcagaaccagagatattttttttttgtaatgcatCCTTCTTCCCTGTCAAAACCTGACTCCTACATTATCCACAGTGCAATCACCAGCAGTTCAGTCATggattcaggtgtgttatgcaAGTGGTGGCTAATGTAGGCTACGCTGGCCACATCCTGCTAACCTTAAATAGAGACGAGAAGCTACAGAGGTCTAGTAAGCTCCCTTTTTCATAACTGCAcaccctcagatttatctttcTCATTTGTAGTCTTCAGCATCAAAAGACAAATGAAATCACTTGAGGCGATTCATCAGAAAAGGCTTCATATAACATTTTTCATACGTGCAGTAATACTCCACATGACCCATAAACAGACTTTGATATGTACAATTTGTGTGGGTTACTTGATATTCGCTCTTAGGAATAACCTGTATAACCTGATTATTCTGAGTCATCCACTTAAAATCTTTAGTTGAAGACAGCCAAACCCTTCTACAAAACCCTGtataataaaaaggaaaatgttggTGCTCatttggctcttttttttttaacgccaTCTACCCTCTATTGCATATCCATTTCATAGTTTTATAGaattaatttagaaaaacatttctttagtTCACagcttttgatttgttgtttcacttttcatgccagGAGCCATAAAGCTGGTGATATTCTGGCTCACTGAGCTGTGGTAAACAGTCACATAAAAAGGTACACTTAGCAGTTCCTCTGTGAATTGTATTGTGATGGTTGAGCAGTTTGGTTCAAATGCTCTTTGTCCAGAAACACATTGCGAGAAACCAAGGTTATATCCTTCCGGAATCTAAAAGCGGACACGTGGGTCATGGCTCCTGTCAGTGATATTTTATGGACCTTATAACCAAGTGGAATCCTATGAACAGTGAGCAGTGATGGAGCCTGTGACTATGGCCAGGTCATCTGTAGAGAAATTCTCGGAAGAatttcttgatttatttttgatattaatatgatttaatacatatgtttttttttttatttctggatTGCAAAGACGGACCTGGTGCTTGTTGAGCTCAGCCACACGGAGGTTCCACTCCTCCTCAGTCATCTCTGCCCCAGCATCTGCTGACTCATCCACAGCCGCCATTTTGTctggacagaaaacaaaataagacaaaatatTGGCCATGGGGTATTTGTCTTACTGTGTGAGttgattaaaatataaataaagaggTATAAAGATGATCTCTAGTATTTGATCTTACCAGTGCAGGTCATCGCAGTGCAGACCCAGTTgccacatgcacaaacacagcgATTACACTCCACCTGGGTCTCCGCTCCGTCCTCATATGTCTCATCCTCCAAGGCACATTCTGCAGAAGAACATAACAAACTACTCAACCAAGTAAACAGACGACAGACTATATTGATATCAGTTTCCATGACTAGTCAGCATTTCAAACTGCCACATCATTTATCCAGTATCTTCCTTTTAAAGTAACATGCCTTGCTTGTTGACTAGTATTGGCTTTCTAATGGAAAGTCAACAAATCTGCCAACTCTCCTGTTAAGCATATGTGTTGgacaaaccattaaaaaaaaatcaggactTTTCCAAAACATTTAATATGACTATCATTCTCTTCAAATCTCCAGACTTGAGAAACATGATTTCTGTGAAACAAAGTACGGAACCATGCAAATGCGCTGAACCCAGagtttcaaaaaaaaatccccagtAGGTCAGccaaatgtttgtgtgcacgtgtgtgtgtgtgtccttgagtcTAGTGAAGAGTCCATGGTGAATATCAGTTTTCTCTGAGATGGAGCAATGCCCCCGTATTCTGTGAACTTTATCTCAGATATGTCGGCATCAGATGACTGAACAGACTGAAGTGACGACCACAAAACTGAGACTGTGTCTCAGACTAAACTGAGGCTCATACCCACAGTTCACTGAATGCCAGTACTGCCCAACTGGGTTTATGTCAGTGCATCCATATACTATATTTACTGAAGTGTGACTTTATGTTGCATTATGAAAAAGTATGCAAAATATCCATTTAAGCTCACTCTTCTCTGGTGGATTGAAGCCAGGTTTCAGGCAGTTGAGGAACTCATCAAAGCTCAGTTTCCAGTCAGCATTCTCATCAGAGAGCTCAATGAGGGCATCAACACACAGGCTCCTGGgaagtacacaaacacacacgcacacataaatATCAACTTCTTTGTATGGTGAGAACAAAacattacagaaataaataagcACACTCTAGAAATCTTTCATTTAGAGTGCTCCATTTTACAGAGAACAGGTGTTTATGCCTGCGTTGGCTTCCCAAAGGAGGCCTTCAGTAAAGTTTGCACTGGCCCAGATAGGGTTCAGTGACTTACACTGTGTTCCTTAAAATAGCACCGCAGGACAGATAAGGGTCTGTATGTACAAACACAACCACCGAATAGAATGTTCACATAGTTTGAGGGGTAGTgaaatactgacaaaaaaaaaaaatgcaagcaATAGCagttttttcttcatcctgtGCTCGTGAACTCTAACGTAAGCATGCAAAcctacaaacaaacacaccaacctGAGCAGCTTGTTGCTCTCCTGGTCTGCGTAGGACTCCAACTCCACAACCGAGTCATTGTGCTGGATGAACTTGAGGAGCTCTGAGGAGTCCAGCTGAGAGTCGCCATTGTCATAAGACTGCAGAAACATGGACAGACATGGGAGGGGCACAGTTAACGTTTATGTACGGTCGAGTATGAACTTTTAGACTGCCTCATGCAAACATTACATAATCGGGGGGGtcacagtatatattttttttatcagtttgtgTCATAAGCACGTATTCACTgcaaatatttctgtttcttataGGCAGCTCAGTCCAGGTTGCCAGCAAATTTGCACTGACTTCCACAAACATTTGTAAGAGCACACCAGTTGCCATGACAATCGCCCCTGTATCCCTGATGTTAAGTGATTTCAATTTGGCATGAACACCGCAAGTACCGGCTCTTATTACAGCCTGTATTGGTTTTGTAATATTCTAAAATCTGGCTGGAGCAGAAATAGGTGTAGGACTACATGAAAAATTCAATTCATAtagtcatttttcatctttatatGAAGGCCCATATGGATAAATAAATCGGGGTATTTGGTAAAAAAGAATGGTGCAGGGGCAATGGTGTGCACTAAATAAGACCAGGGTccattgtgtgtttctgcaccCCAACAGAGGAAAGCAGCCCACCTTGAAGTACTTGAGCAGGATGTCAGAGAAGTTGGATCCTTTGACAAACCAGCCATCCGGGACGACCTCAGTCTGCAGCCACTGGATCACACGGCTCCTCAGCTCATTACGGTCAGCAGCATAGCATACCACTTCGGGGGTGGGAACATTTCCATAGGTCAACAGAATTAATGAATAATCCAATGGAAATCTATCTTGCAAGGTATTTCAACACTGACCCCTGTCCTTCTTTGCATACGTCAGTATTACTATGTTGATTCCGTTCTTTCGATTACATCATAAATTATAGTCGTTGCAGTGCCAAATGTTAATACCCAAGACCAAGATTTAACCCATCTGTGAGCCACGACTTAAACCCAAAAATAACCCTGAATTTACCTGCTTAAAATGAACAATTTGATAATTTGGAGTTTTTTCTTATCTGACTAAAATTGTAAACATTTAAAGTCCTCAGAATATAGTTTCATATATACATGTCAtatatgcacgcacacacacacacacacacgcacacaaactcaCCTGGGCTGGCAGCTGCctgctctgttttcttctctaaaggtgatttaaaaaaaaaaaaaaagagggaaagattACAACATTTAAGCCAAATCAATTGAACAGTGTTGACTTGATTCAGATTAATGGAGCTAAACTCAGCTGTGTCGGCACACTTGGCCAAAGGTCTGTAAAGATGACAGTGTGAGATAACTATTCTCCTTGACTACCTTTTCTGCCGCAGTTCTGAGCAATGTTCAGGCCAGCGGGGACACAAAGACTGCAACATCGCAGAGTGTGAGCAATTAAAGTTCAGTCGAGATAGGAGATTAATATTAGATGTATTAATAGATAAATCGAGGCCACGAGTATGAATGTAATGGCAGATTGGTTCAGTGCAGTGACATGTGAGTGTCCTTATATAGCCGCCTATCAACCCAGTCACCTCACATATCAGTTCCATGAATATGGTCTAGTTCAGATATCACTTCAATTTACTATACAGTTATCAGCACTTGCAGCATTTCTTAGGTGTGCCAAATGCCATCTCCCTCAAAGGGGGAGCCAAACTGGCTTTttgtctctctatctcacacCTTTTACAAATCAGAGTTTAGCGAGAATTTGAGATTCTCAGTGTAATTCTTGTAATGATTGTGTTACGGCTCAGGGCCAGTAGAGAGTCGAAATTAGAAAGATGCTGGGATAAAACTCACACTTGAGAGCTTTGCTGTCCATATTTGGCAATTGCTGAAATAACCAAGCAATAACAAAGGTAGACTAAAATATCTTCCATCCTGCACTTGACAACTGACACCCCATAACAAAACGCTTAGGAATAGGTATGCACTGATCTGATACTTTGGTATTGGTGTCACTACTGACCTTATTGACCTATGATcaatctactgtatatatagttTCCTGGTCAATGACATTAAAAGATTCAGTACTTCCACTGCCAGAAACATTAATTTCACTCATTGCAGGCCCACAACTCAGTTTCTAGTTTCTAGTTTCATGCTACCTTACCTAAAAATGATTCCATTGAATTAAAGTCAAGTCAATTTGATTtatatagcaccaaatcatGACAGATAGAGCAGGTCTGGACCGTATTTTTTACAATAGTTTTCCATGCAGTATTTtgaatttggaaaaaaagagaacgTTGGTAATTGCTCAGTGCTCGGTTTCGGCACATACCCTGGGTATTCTGAGGTATCAGAAGAGAAAAACTTAGATTGCTCTGTCCTTAATTAGCAACACCCACATAAGCCAACCAGTTGTCAGTTGTGTCTTTGTATGGCTGTAGCAATGAATCACACAATTTCAGTAACGACTCAGAATCAGACTATAGAAGACATAAAGACAGAACAGGGCCTCCTCCTGCCAAAGGTGGATAAAATGAACAACATACACCGtgccatttttaaaatatccatGTGAAATTGTGGGTGTATACTTTCTAGAGGAGGCCTGCTAGTCTTGCACATTGTTCAGATTTGGCACCTCTTCTAGGCAAAGTACTCATTTCTATCAGACCACTTCATTGCTCTTGATAAGAGCATCTTTTCAATTATCAATGATAACATTATTATGGTCTTAACCACACTTGAAGGTGTAATTTACTGGGATTGTAAAAGTGACCTtggaaacaacattttataattttattaccTACACATAAGATAACAAAGCTTTTAATCTTCACAAAGTTTAAAAGTGACACTAGTGGACATTGTGTTGATAGAGTTTTGTTAACAAGGTTTATCTTgtgctgtggtgctgtgtgCTGATGCTGGTACCCTTGCAGTGTCCAT
This genomic interval from Seriola aureovittata isolate HTS-2021-v1 ecotype China chromosome 11, ASM2101889v1, whole genome shotgun sequence contains the following:
- the LOC130177689 gene encoding follistatin-related protein 1-like, giving the protein MMLRSVAVLLLLTAALYNAEELQSKSKVCANVFCGAGRECAVTEKGEPSCLCIESCKPHKRSVCGSNGKTYRNHCELHRDACLTGLKIQVAHDGHCKEKKTEQAAASPVVCYAADRNELRSRVIQWLQTEVVPDGWFVKGSNFSDILLKYFKSYDNGDSQLDSSELLKFIQHNDSVVELESYADQESNKLLRSLCVDALIELSDENADWKLSFDEFLNCLKPGFNPPEKKCALEDETYEDGAETQVECNRCVCACGNWVCTAMTCTDKMAAVDESADAGAEMTEEEWNLRVAELNKHQETVEKMKASTKEA